Genomic DNA from Acidisoma sp. PAMC 29798:
AGCTTCGAGCGACTGGTGCCGGAGACGCTGCCCTATGCCCATGCGCTGGAGGGAGGAGACGATATGCCGTCCCACATCCGCAGCATTCTCACGGGGCCACAATTGACCATTCCGGTGCAGGACGCCCGGCCGGTGCTTGGCACCTGGCAGGGCCTGTTCCTGTTCGAGCACCGCACCCGCCCGCATTGGCGCGAGGTGGTGCTCCATCTTATCGGCGAATAGACCTTCAACGGCGGATACGCTGCGCTTTTCCCCCTACGTGCAAAATCGTAGGGTGGATGAGCGAAGCGCTATCCACCCATAGCGCTGGAAAGCCTACTTCTTCACCAACCGGTTATAGGCATCCAAAGCCGCTATCTTGTAGGCCTCGGCAAGCGTTGGATAGTTGAAGGTATTCTCGATGAAATAATCGAGCGTGCCTTTGAGGTTCAGAACCGCCTGGCCAATATGGATCAGCTCGGTCGCACCTTCGCCGACGATGTGAACCCCCAGCAGCCGGCGCGTGCGGATGGAGAAGATCATCTTCATCATCCCCGATTCCAGACCCATGATATGGCCGCGCGACGTTTCCCGGAACCGCGCGATGCCGCATTCATACGGGATGGCGCGTCGGCGCACCTCCTCCTCGCTCATGCCCACGGTCGAAATCTCCGGCACTGAATAGATGCCGTAGGGGAAGAATTCCGGCGCCGGGGGCAGCGGCATGTTGAAGGCGTGGCAGGCGGCGATACGCCCCTGCTCCATTGACGTGGAGGCGAGGCTGGGAAAGCCGATGGCGTCACCGGCGGAATAGATATGCGGCACGTCGGTCTGCAAGGTGCGCGGATTGACCTTGAGGCGACCGCGATGATCCACCTCCAGCCCGCAGGCCGGCAGGTTCAGCGTGTCCGTCGCGCCGACGCGGCCGGCGGCATAGAGCAGCATCTGCGTGCGGATGCGCCGGCCGCTCTCCAACACCGTAGTCGGCCAACCGCCCTCCATCTCGACGGAGGCGATCTTCGAGCCCAGCCGAATGGTCATGCCGCGGTCGCGCAGTTGGTGGGTGAAATCCTCGATCAACTCCTGGTCGATGAAGTCGAGGAAGCTTTCACGTGGTTCAACGAGGGAAACCGCGACATCGAGGGCGCTGAAGATCGTCGCGTATTCGACACCGATGACGCCGGCGCCGACCACCGTCAGGCTGCGAGGCAGGTTCGTCAGTTCGACGATCTCGTCGCTATCAACGACATTGACGCCGTCGAACGGGATTTCCGGGGGTCGATACGGCCGCGTGCCAACGGCGATGAGGATCTTGTCCCCATCCACGAACGAGACCTCGCCCCGCTCCGTGGTCACTTCCAGGCGATGCGTATCGACGAAGCGCGCCGTGCCGGCGGTGGTGCGAACGGCATTGCGGGCGAACTGGTGCTCCAGGATATCGACCTCATGGTCGAGCGTCATATGAAGCCGGGCCATCAGGTCCTTGGCTTCGATATCCTTCTTGACGCGATAGGAGCGGCCATAGAAGCCGCGCTCGCGATAGCCGGTGAGGTTCAACACCGTCTCGCGCAAAGTTTTCGAGGGAATTGTGCCGGTATGGACGGACACGCCCCCGACGCGGCGCCCTTTTTCGATGACGAGCACGGACTTGCCGAGCTTGGCAGCCTGAATTGCGGCGCGCCGGCCGGAAGGCCCGCTGCCGATGACGAGAAAGTCATAGACGGTCACGCGGTTCAAATCCCTTCGCAGGTGCGAGATAGCTATCTAGCACGGGTGCCGCGCCTGGGAAGTCTTCGATCGTTATCGACCCGGCACGATAAAGCGGACGTGGAGGCTTTGAGGCCGAGCGCCGCCGCTGTAAACCGCTGTCAGCGCAGCTGAGGACCCCGATGATGGATGATATCCGCACGCCCAAGCCTGTCTTCGATTGGGCCGATCCCTTCCTGCTGGATGACCAGCTTTCGGAAGAGGAACGCATGGTGAGCGATACGGCGCGCGATTTCGCGCAGGAGCATCTGCAGCCCGGCATCACAGCGGCCTACATGACCGAAACCTTCGAGCGTCGGCTGATGGAGGAGATGGGGTCGCTGGGTCTGCTCGGGCCGACCATCCCGGTGGAATACGGCGGCGCCGGCCTCGGCTATGTCGCGTATGGTCTGGTCGCGCGGGAGGTTGAGCGGGTCGATAGCGGCTACCGCTCCGCCATGAGCGTGCAGTCCTCCCTCGTCATGTATCCGATCCATGCCTACGGCTCACCGGCGCAGCGGGAAAAGTTCCTGCCGCGTCTCGCGACCGGCGAGTTCATCGGCTGCTTCGGCCTGACCGAGCCCGATGCGGGGTCGGACCCCGCCGGCATGCGCACACGGGCGGAAAAGGTCTCCGACGGGTATCGCCTGACCGGCGCCAAGATGTGGATCAGCAATGCCCCCATCGCCGATGTCATGGTGGTCTGGGCGAAATCCGACGCGCATGACGGCGCGATCCGGGGTTTCATTCTGGAACGCGGCATGGCGGGGCTGACGACGCCGAAGATCGAGAATAAGCTCAGCCTGCGGGCCTCCGTGACGGGTGAGATCGTCATGGACGGGGTCATCGTGCCCGAGGAGAATCTGCTGCCCGGCGTGTCCGGCATGAAGGGTCCATTCAGCTGCCTCAACCGGGCGCGCTACGGCATTGCCTGGGGTGTGATGGGCGCGGCGGAATTCTGCTTCTCCGCCGCCCGGCAATACACGCTCGACCGCAAGCAATTCGGTCGCCCCCTCGCCGCCACGCAGCTCATCCAGAAGAAGCTCGCGGATATGGAAACCGAAATCGCCCTGGGCCTTCAGGCCGTTTTGCGCGTCGGCCGACTGTTCGAGGCCGGACGGCTCGCGCCCGAGGCCATTTCCCTGGTCAAGCGCAACAATTGCGGCAAGGCCTTAGACATCGCCCGCGCCGCGCGGGACATGCATGGCGGCAATGGCATTTCGGCGGAGTTCCATGTCATGCGCCATGCGGCGAACCTGGAGACGGTGAATACCTATGAGGGTACGCACGACATCCATGCCCTGATCCTCGGCCGCGCCATTACCGGCATCCCGGCTTTCTAAAGCCAATCCCGCCGCGCCGTGTTAGGATACCACGCATGAACGCGCCGCTCCGCAAGCCATGGACGCAGGAAGAGTTCTTTGCCTGGGATGGTCACCAGGAAGGACGCTACGAGTTCGACGGTTTGGCGCCGGTCGCGATGAATGGCGGGACCATCAACCACAGCCGGATCATGGGAAACGTTCATTTCTCCCTCCGGCAGCGACTACGGGGCGGAAATTGCGTAGCCCTTGGCCCTGATGCAGGTCTCCAGACCATCGGCAACGCTGTGCGGTATCCGGATGCGCTAGTCACCTGCTCCAAATTGGCTGGCAACGCGCTCCTGGTGCCCGGCGTGGTCGCGACCTTCGAAGTGCTGAGCCCCAATTCTGGCCGCCTCGATCGCATCACCAAACTCCGCGAATATGCGGCGGTGCCCTCCATCCGGCACTACGTCATCCTGGAATACCTGAGTGCGGACGTCACGGTTCTGAGCCGGGGCGAAGCCAATGAGCCCTGGATCGCGACGACGTTGACGTCGGACGAAACCCTTCATCTGCCCGCGATCGACATCGAGATCACGGTCGGTGAATTTTATGAGGGCGTCACCTTCGACGATAGCCCGGACGCCGAGGTCGGTTAGCTGCGTCATCAGACAGGGTGTTCCGTCAGGGGCGCAGGGAATTCTCTATGCCGATCGTGAACGACGCGCTACGGCGCGAAATTGAAGGCCAGATGAAGAAGCCCGGTGGCCGCGTCATGCGCGCCACCGCCCTGGCCATGATTTCCGACTATATGTCGCTCAACGCCGCTGGCTGCGCCTTCTACGCGACCCTTGCTTTGTTTCCGGCCGTGACGATGCTGATTTCGATCTACGGCATGGTTTTCGATCCGGTCACGGTCGAACCGCAGCTCGCCTACCTACGGCAGATCATGCCCCTGGCCGCCTATCAGCTTCTGTCG
This window encodes:
- a CDS encoding secondary thiamine-phosphate synthase enzyme YjbQ, with the protein product MIQALHRLTIPTRGKGLVEFTRPVLVWVAEQGIGAGLLTIWCTHTSASLAVTENASPEVLDDIRDSFERLVPETLPYAHALEGGDDMPSHIRSILTGPQLTIPVQDARPVLGTWQGLFLFEHRTRPHWREVVLHLIGE
- the sthA gene encoding Si-specific NAD(P)(+) transhydrogenase → MTVYDFLVIGSGPSGRRAAIQAAKLGKSVLVIEKGRRVGGVSVHTGTIPSKTLRETVLNLTGYRERGFYGRSYRVKKDIEAKDLMARLHMTLDHEVDILEHQFARNAVRTTAGTARFVDTHRLEVTTERGEVSFVDGDKILIAVGTRPYRPPEIPFDGVNVVDSDEIVELTNLPRSLTVVGAGVIGVEYATIFSALDVAVSLVEPRESFLDFIDQELIEDFTHQLRDRGMTIRLGSKIASVEMEGGWPTTVLESGRRIRTQMLLYAAGRVGATDTLNLPACGLEVDHRGRLKVNPRTLQTDVPHIYSAGDAIGFPSLASTSMEQGRIAACHAFNMPLPPAPEFFPYGIYSVPEISTVGMSEEEVRRRAIPYECGIARFRETSRGHIMGLESGMMKMIFSIRTRRLLGVHIVGEGATELIHIGQAVLNLKGTLDYFIENTFNYPTLAEAYKIAALDAYNRLVKK
- a CDS encoding acyl-CoA dehydrogenase; this translates as MMDDIRTPKPVFDWADPFLLDDQLSEEERMVSDTARDFAQEHLQPGITAAYMTETFERRLMEEMGSLGLLGPTIPVEYGGAGLGYVAYGLVAREVERVDSGYRSAMSVQSSLVMYPIHAYGSPAQREKFLPRLATGEFIGCFGLTEPDAGSDPAGMRTRAEKVSDGYRLTGAKMWISNAPIADVMVVWAKSDAHDGAIRGFILERGMAGLTTPKIENKLSLRASVTGEIVMDGVIVPEENLLPGVSGMKGPFSCLNRARYGIAWGVMGAAEFCFSAARQYTLDRKQFGRPLAATQLIQKKLADMETEIALGLQAVLRVGRLFEAGRLAPEAISLVKRNNCGKALDIARAARDMHGGNGISAEFHVMRHAANLETVNTYEGTHDIHALILGRAITGIPAF
- a CDS encoding Uma2 family endonuclease, giving the protein MNAPLRKPWTQEEFFAWDGHQEGRYEFDGLAPVAMNGGTINHSRIMGNVHFSLRQRLRGGNCVALGPDAGLQTIGNAVRYPDALVTCSKLAGNALLVPGVVATFEVLSPNSGRLDRITKLREYAAVPSIRHYVILEYLSADVTVLSRGEANEPWIATTLTSDETLHLPAIDIEITVGEFYEGVTFDDSPDAEVG